Proteins co-encoded in one Nitrospirota bacterium genomic window:
- a CDS encoding MlaE family lipid ABC transporter permease subunit — protein MSLSASVQGERASLTIRQDEALHCTGPWTLQHLPDLERAVALLPWPRSSELLCDAGRITAMDTGGAVMLYRMVMQLRQQGRQVSVEGLRAEFAELLRMVSANWDRIEVAPATKTGRMEQFHRMISGQAKQAVRALGFVGESTVGVWRLLKRPSLIRWRALLRSLELDGFNALPITGLLAFLIGVVISYQGAEQLRKFGTNIFVVDLVGISLLREISPLIVAILIAGRSGSAYAAQIGTMKVTEELDAVQTLGLSPMQLLVLPRVFALMLILPLLTVYADGLGVFGGMLIASNQLHVSFTEFVMRFEEAVALRHFLIGIGKAPFFAIIIALVGCYQGFQIRGGVDDVGRHTTTSVVQSIFLVIVFDALCSILLSWWNL, from the coding sequence ATGTCTCTGTCAGCATCGGTACAAGGGGAACGGGCGAGCCTCACGATCAGACAGGACGAGGCCCTGCACTGTACCGGACCATGGACGCTCCAGCACCTGCCGGATCTCGAACGGGCGGTGGCTCTCCTGCCGTGGCCCCGGTCGAGTGAGCTGCTGTGCGATGCAGGTCGCATCACAGCCATGGACACGGGGGGAGCCGTGATGCTGTACCGAATGGTGATGCAACTCCGTCAGCAGGGGCGGCAAGTGTCGGTTGAAGGGTTGCGTGCTGAGTTTGCCGAGCTGCTTCGCATGGTGTCTGCCAATTGGGATCGCATCGAGGTCGCTCCAGCGACGAAAACCGGGCGGATGGAACAGTTTCATCGAATGATTTCTGGGCAGGCTAAGCAGGCTGTGAGGGCGCTGGGGTTCGTCGGCGAGAGCACGGTCGGGGTCTGGCGATTGCTGAAGAGGCCGTCACTCATTCGTTGGCGGGCGCTGTTGAGAAGTCTTGAGCTGGATGGGTTCAATGCATTGCCCATCACGGGGCTACTCGCCTTCTTGATCGGGGTGGTGATTTCCTATCAGGGGGCGGAGCAGTTGCGGAAGTTCGGCACCAATATTTTCGTGGTGGATCTGGTCGGGATCTCGTTGTTGCGAGAGATCTCTCCGCTGATCGTCGCTATTCTGATCGCCGGCCGTTCCGGTTCGGCCTATGCGGCGCAGATCGGGACGATGAAGGTGACGGAGGAACTGGACGCGGTTCAGACGTTAGGCCTGTCGCCGATGCAATTGTTGGTGCTGCCTCGGGTTTTTGCGTTGATGCTCATCTTGCCGTTGCTCACGGTCTATGCGGATGGGCTGGGCGTGTTCGGCGGCATGTTGATCGCCTCGAATCAGCTCCATGTCAGTTTTACCGAGTTTGTGATGCGCTTTGAAGAAGCGGTGGCCCTGCGGCACTTTCTCATCGGAATCGGAAAGGCGCCGTTCTTTGCCATTATCATTGCGCTGGTGGGCTGCTATCAGGGGTTTCAAATCCGAGGGGGTGTGGATGATGTAGGGCGGCACACGACCACCAGCGTCGTGCAAAGTATCTTCCTGGTCATCGTGTTCGACGCATTGTGCAGCATTCTGTTGAGTTGGTGGAATTTATAA
- a CDS encoding ATP-binding cassette domain-containing protein produces the protein MVNSELQVATQAAVPIIEVCHVSTRFGEAVVHEDVSLTILQGEIFAIAGGNGCGKSTLMREIVGLQEPTSGSTRLFGVDSQSLRDGQPQENHRRFGVMFQQGALFSSLTLAENVAVPLKEHTQLSPEMIHDIVALKIALVGLPSESATKYPNELSGGMRRRAALARAIVMDPELLFLDEPTAGLDPIMAAGFDELVMQLKALLGLTVVMVTHDLDSLWRISDRVAVLGHGKVLGIGTMQELSRSNDPLIREYFHGPRGRAAESQHKEGTWNPESTTL, from the coding sequence ATGGTTAACTCTGAGTTACAGGTTGCGACGCAGGCGGCTGTGCCGATCATTGAGGTCTGCCACGTTTCCACTCGATTCGGAGAAGCGGTCGTGCACGAGGATGTGAGTCTCACGATTCTGCAGGGGGAGATCTTTGCCATTGCCGGAGGGAACGGGTGCGGGAAATCCACGTTGATGCGAGAGATCGTCGGACTGCAAGAGCCGACCTCAGGGTCCACGCGGCTTTTCGGAGTGGACAGCCAGTCGTTGCGCGATGGACAACCGCAAGAGAATCATCGACGGTTTGGCGTGATGTTTCAGCAGGGCGCGTTGTTCAGTTCGCTCACGTTGGCGGAGAATGTTGCGGTGCCGCTGAAAGAGCACACGCAGCTGAGTCCGGAAATGATTCATGACATTGTCGCGCTGAAGATTGCCTTGGTAGGTCTGCCGTCGGAGAGCGCCACAAAATACCCGAACGAGCTCAGCGGGGGCATGCGGAGACGGGCCGCCCTCGCGCGGGCCATCGTGATGGACCCGGAGTTGTTGTTCTTGGATGAGCCGACTGCCGGGCTGGATCCAATCATGGCGGCGGGGTTCGACGAGTTGGTGATGCAGTTGAAAGCGTTATTGGGATTGACAGTGGTGATGGTGACCCACGATCTCGATTCGCTCTGGCGCATTTCAGACCGTGTCGCGGTGCTAGGCCACGGAAAGGTGCTGGGCATCGGCACCATGCAGGAATTATCGCGCTCGAACGATCCTCTGATTCGTGAATATTTCCATGGTCCGCGCGGGCGGGCGGCGGAAAGCCAACACAAAGAGGGAACATGGAACCCAGAGTCAACTACGTTGTAG
- a CDS encoding MlaD family protein produces the protein MEPRVNYVVVGVFVAALGAAVLLVVLWLGKSDYRGIYDRYYAYTQESVAGLSVNSTVKYRGVDVGRVKDIVLNPENPEEVRLTLDILHATPVKTDTVAVLETQGLTGLARVNLNGGSRESPALEVAPGQKYPVIKTGPSLFFRIDMEISRLLADQGLTKLLANVNTLSQNATDVVGEENRAALRQILKDFAELTQALAVRGAEVEKGIHSASQAAEHVAMMTETMNKQMPALLERVNKSAAALQIMTEELARTGKAVRSVLQESRPDIEQFTRQTLSETGALVTELRALTGTLQRVARQLEQEPSSLVLGTKTPQRGPGE, from the coding sequence ATGGAACCCAGAGTCAACTACGTTGTAGTCGGAGTATTTGTCGCAGCCTTGGGGGCGGCGGTCTTGCTGGTCGTCCTTTGGTTGGGGAAGTCCGATTACCGGGGGATCTATGACCGGTATTATGCCTACACGCAGGAATCTGTCGCCGGGTTGAGCGTCAACTCGACGGTAAAATACCGGGGGGTCGACGTCGGGCGCGTGAAGGATATCGTGTTGAATCCGGAGAATCCTGAAGAGGTCCGGTTGACCCTCGATATTCTTCACGCCACACCGGTTAAAACGGATACGGTTGCGGTACTCGAAACGCAAGGGCTGACGGGACTGGCCAGAGTCAATCTGAACGGAGGAAGTCGAGAGTCGCCGGCCCTGGAGGTGGCGCCGGGCCAGAAGTATCCGGTCATCAAGACAGGTCCCTCGCTGTTTTTTCGCATCGACATGGAAATTTCTCGCCTGCTCGCTGATCAGGGCCTGACAAAGCTGCTCGCTAACGTGAATACGCTCAGTCAGAATGCGACGGATGTGGTTGGTGAAGAGAATCGGGCCGCGCTCAGGCAGATCCTGAAAGATTTCGCTGAACTGACGCAGGCACTTGCCGTGCGCGGCGCTGAAGTGGAGAAGGGCATACACAGTGCTTCGCAAGCGGCGGAGCATGTCGCGATGATGACCGAAACAATGAACAAACAGATGCCCGCCTTGTTAGAGCGAGTCAATAAAAGTGCCGCGGCGCTCCAGATCATGACCGAGGAATTGGCTCGCACGGGAAAGGCTGTGAGGTCGGTTCTCCAAGAAAGCCGTCCGGATATTGAACAGTTCACCCGACAGACGTTGAGCGAGACGGGCGCACTGGTGACCGAACTCCGGGCACTCACGGGAACGTTGCAGCGTGTGGCGCGTCAACTGGAGCAGGAGCCGAGTTCGCTCGTGCTGGGAACGAAGACTCCCCAGCGAGGACCGGGAGAGTAG
- a CDS encoding ABC-type transport auxiliary lipoprotein family protein, with protein MRTMQVRLYRLMGIGIVLLALAGCLSLPREERPIHTFILSLGSPARGAAFSEGKPGAGILVVNVPVARPGFETPRMAYTQRPYEMSYYATHQWADPPARMMTPLLVQVLEQTGAWRAIVPMPTSVRGDYRVDIDQVELIQTFLQKPSQMRVALRIQIIKLPDYLVLGTRLFDVVEEAASEDAYGGAVAANLAVNRLVKEVAGWLSGCVSGGQGLGCSR; from the coding sequence ATGAGGACGATGCAGGTGCGGCTATATAGGTTGATGGGAATCGGGATTGTCTTGCTGGCACTGGCTGGTTGTCTGTCACTTCCGCGTGAAGAGAGACCAATCCATACGTTCATCTTGAGCCTGGGCAGCCCGGCAAGAGGGGCTGCTTTCTCTGAAGGAAAACCAGGAGCCGGGATTCTCGTCGTGAACGTGCCGGTGGCACGGCCAGGGTTCGAGACGCCACGGATGGCCTATACGCAGCGGCCCTATGAAATGAGCTATTACGCGACCCATCAATGGGCGGACCCCCCGGCCAGGATGATGACCCCCTTACTCGTTCAGGTCCTGGAACAGACGGGCGCGTGGCGCGCCATTGTCCCGATGCCGACATCCGTGCGGGGCGACTATCGGGTAGATATCGACCAGGTGGAACTCATACAGACATTTTTGCAGAAACCGAGTCAGATGCGCGTCGCGTTGCGAATACAAATAATCAAGCTGCCTGACTATCTGGTGCTCGGCACCCGCCTGTTTGACGTGGTGGAAGAGGCGGCGAGTGAGGATGCCTATGGCGGGGCGGTGGCGGCAAATTTGGCAGTCAATAGGCTCGTAAAGGAGGTGGCCGGCTGGCTGAGCGGTTGTGTCTCCGGCGGCCAGGGGCTTGGCTGTTCACGATGA